One window of Calditrichota bacterium genomic DNA carries:
- a CDS encoding T9SS type A sorting domain-containing protein: HIGDHVVARQTVLGTIHSGMGHVHFIDGEYGDEINALRSGGGLTPYNDPWPPKIVFVKFFQDGTDNEFKTPQLSGRVDIVVKVAEQNAPPSAPISERNNGTYKLGFQILTEDGDSVIFRASGSGYQFKFDSKPSNSYVHNVFYKKLSSTSSHVYFATNRVRSNYYWDTRLVPEGNYQVMVYAEDTRSNADTVVVPVEVKASDTNPPAAPIFKYIRTQGNGFQLAWYPNTEPDLAGYRLYYSHDNIFWRKIQGTEIIPADSTTKTFRTYVTSPLYFKLTAVDNAAIPNESEPSDVYGLCMARDYAKPKFLIVDGFDRTVATGGVWQNVSHAFGVTYGEAVWANDQIFDMCSNDAIVDSSIDLHKYLGLIWFTGDEGEADETLSPEEQQKLQDFLQQDGRLFLSGANVAWDLDLDSDCYSTTEADNEFLNSILQADFAGKISAENSVSGIAGVFFDRVNFSLTKADLPVDSIDVIAPLQSSTPCLAIDSTHVVGIQSRDALAGNLIFFSFPFEMIQNSEKRGEVMGKILEYLSFFDGVNDKEEKEIANGAVVAKFSLNQNFPNPFSGQTAISYRVPLATQISIKIYNVLGQEVRVLLDQKVQRGSGQIFWDGKDALGRLVPEGVYFYVLETGKERFSHKIIFLH; this comes from the coding sequence TGCACATCGGCGATCATGTCGTTGCCCGGCAGACTGTACTGGGGACGATTCATTCGGGCATGGGACACGTTCATTTTATCGACGGCGAGTACGGCGACGAAATTAATGCGCTGCGAAGCGGCGGCGGGCTGACGCCTTACAATGATCCCTGGCCGCCGAAAATTGTTTTCGTCAAATTTTTTCAGGACGGCACGGACAATGAATTCAAGACGCCACAACTCAGCGGTCGCGTGGATATTGTCGTCAAAGTCGCGGAGCAGAACGCACCACCGTCAGCGCCGATTTCCGAGCGCAATAACGGAACCTACAAATTGGGTTTTCAAATCTTGACGGAAGACGGCGATTCAGTCATATTTCGCGCATCCGGCAGCGGTTATCAATTTAAATTCGATTCGAAGCCGTCAAATTCCTACGTGCATAACGTTTTTTACAAAAAATTATCTTCTACCTCGAGCCACGTCTATTTTGCCACCAATCGCGTACGCAGCAATTACTACTGGGACACACGGCTGGTTCCCGAAGGCAATTATCAGGTCATGGTTTACGCCGAGGACACGCGCAGCAATGCCGACACCGTCGTTGTGCCCGTCGAAGTGAAGGCGTCGGATACAAACCCACCGGCGGCGCCGATTTTCAAGTACATCCGCACACAGGGCAATGGATTTCAACTTGCCTGGTACCCGAACACGGAACCCGACCTTGCCGGTTACCGGCTTTATTATTCGCACGATAATATTTTCTGGCGCAAAATTCAGGGAACGGAAATCATCCCCGCGGACAGCACCACAAAAACATTCAGGACGTACGTCACTTCTCCGCTCTATTTCAAACTGACTGCTGTGGACAACGCGGCCATTCCCAACGAGAGCGAACCGTCCGATGTTTACGGACTTTGCATGGCCCGGGATTACGCCAAACCAAAGTTTTTGATCGTCGATGGTTTTGACCGGACAGTCGCGACCGGCGGCGTCTGGCAAAATGTTTCCCACGCGTTCGGAGTTACTTATGGCGAGGCAGTTTGGGCAAATGACCAAATTTTTGACATGTGCAGCAATGACGCTATTGTTGACAGCAGCATTGATTTACACAAATATCTGGGTCTAATCTGGTTTACCGGCGATGAGGGAGAAGCGGACGAAACCCTTTCTCCTGAAGAGCAACAAAAATTGCAAGATTTTTTGCAACAAGACGGCAGGCTCTTTCTTTCAGGGGCGAATGTTGCCTGGGACCTTGATCTGGACAGCGATTGTTATTCAACGACAGAAGCGGACAATGAATTTCTTAACTCAATTTTGCAGGCAGATTTTGCCGGGAAAATTTCCGCTGAAAATTCTGTTTCCGGAATCGCCGGGGTTTTTTTTGACAGAGTGAATTTTTCACTAACAAAAGCAGATTTGCCGGTGGACTCAATTGATGTTATCGCGCCTTTGCAATCTTCAACGCCGTGTTTGGCAATTGATTCGACTCATGTCGTCGGCATTCAAAGTCGGGACGCCCTTGCCGGGAATCTGATTTTTTTCTCATTCCCTTTTGAAATGATTCAGAATAGCGAAAAACGGGGCGAAGTCATGGGAAAAATATTGGAATATTTGTCTTTTTTCGATGGTGTAAATGACAAGGAAGAGAAAGAAATTGCCAACGGAGCAGTGGTTGCAAAATTTTCTCTGAACCAAAATTTTCCCAATCCATTTTCGGGACAAACGGCGATCAGCTATCGCGTGCCGCTGGCGACGCAAATTTCCATCAAAATTTACAACGTATTAGGCCAGGAAGTTCGCGTGCTGCTCGACCAAAAGGTGCAGCGCGGCTCCGGACAAATTTTTTGGGACGGCAAAGACGCGCTGGGCAGACTTGTGCCCGAAGGCGTCTATTTTTACGTGTTGGAAACGGGCAAAGAAAGATTTTCTCACAAGATAATTTTTCTGCATTAA
- a CDS encoding sugar phosphate isomerase/epimerase, which translates to MKSSDVKIGLSFFWQFLAGRDDPNHPAEWKRAVPDLDEGLERLKRAGVTNIEIKATPDPDPAAWGKIVGDLLERGFSVTFHASGRFSYPVYYQWVIEDVRRISEELLRHFSPHSLLWTIHPLHDVGKTRALIYRNNIHYLEEFIEKVRDLPVALALENLRNREDNERLHVGDTYEEILTILGEVNSNNLGICWDFGHACAMEELGQERPAPPTEFLQRVIHCHVHDCKQQITHLPPGTGRVPWKDYLQLLFDNGFRGTYNMEVVPYKLKDPADFLPSIEESAALLKSIIEKTKI; encoded by the coding sequence GTGAAATCGAGCGATGTAAAAATCGGACTTTCTTTCTTTTGGCAATTTTTAGCCGGCAGGGACGATCCCAATCATCCCGCAGAGTGGAAACGCGCTGTGCCGGATTTGGATGAGGGACTCGAGCGGCTGAAACGGGCGGGCGTCACCAACATTGAAATTAAAGCCACGCCTGATCCTGATCCGGCGGCATGGGGGAAAATTGTCGGTGATTTGCTGGAGCGTGGATTTTCGGTGACATTTCACGCTTCCGGGAGATTTAGCTATCCAGTTTATTATCAATGGGTTATCGAAGATGTGCGTCGTATTTCAGAAGAACTACTGCGACATTTCTCGCCTCATTCTCTGCTGTGGACCATCCACCCGCTCCATGATGTGGGAAAAACGAGAGCCTTGATTTACCGAAATAACATTCACTACTTGGAAGAATTCATCGAAAAAGTCCGTGATTTGCCCGTTGCGCTGGCGCTGGAAAATTTGCGCAACCGCGAAGACAACGAGCGGCTTCACGTCGGCGACACGTATGAAGAGATTTTGACGATACTCGGCGAAGTGAACAGTAACAACTTAGGTATCTGCTGGGATTTTGGTCATGCCTGTGCCATGGAGGAATTGGGGCAGGAGCGTCCGGCTCCGCCGACTGAATTTCTTCAGCGCGTTATTCACTGCCACGTTCACGATTGTAAACAACAAATCACGCATTTGCCGCCGGGAACAGGCCGCGTGCCCTGGAAAGATTATCTGCAACTCCTGTTCGACAATGGCTTTCGCGGCACATACAACATGGAAGTTGTGCCCTACAAATTGAAAGATCCAGCCGATTTTCTTCCTTCAATTGAAGAAAGCGCCGCTTTGCTGAAATCTATTATTGAAAAAACGAAAATTTGA
- a CDS encoding YgiQ family radical SAM protein has product MLNSDKLHLKKFLPMSREEMELRGWDELDIILVTGDAYVDHPSFGVAMIGRVLEKAGFRVGIIAMPDYKNSNSMTALGKPRLFFGVTSGNVDAMIANFTAFKMRRHDDPYVPGGLAGHRPNRAVIVYSNLIKQAYRDVPIVLGGIEASMRRMLHYDFWSDKLRRSILLDSRADILVYGMGEKPITEIALRLAFGKNLNGVAGTVIVDKSRPANSVELSPEDEAKLSKKNFLRYYGEWFKNRFKIQTQLSGGRYLIHYPPPEVSSEELDGYYELPFVREPHPSYREKIPAFEMVQESITSHRGCVSGCTFCALTLHQGKEIVSRSKESIFREIRTMRENKNFKGHIRDIGGPSANNYAFDCRINWKCAKNSCIADGKVCKNLKVNTHVWLDLLDAAAQQSGVKKVTVGSGIRYDLFMHHPDGKKLLKRLIKAHISGQLKIAPEHNQRHVLAAMNKEQLFSLEEFVALFTEINKELDKSQYLIPYLMSCHPGATFEDMKKMRDDMRRIFHFIPDQVQAFIPLPMTISSVQFYTGYDPRTGKKVFVERDLKKRREQHKIFFSGKKTKKPKKRQPK; this is encoded by the coding sequence ATGCTGAATAGCGATAAACTTCATCTCAAAAAATTCCTGCCCATGTCCAGAGAGGAGATGGAACTTCGCGGCTGGGATGAACTGGACATTATTTTAGTTACGGGTGACGCCTACGTGGATCATCCGTCTTTCGGCGTCGCCATGATTGGGCGTGTGTTGGAGAAAGCCGGTTTTCGCGTGGGGATCATTGCCATGCCCGATTACAAAAATTCGAATTCGATGACTGCGCTGGGAAAACCGAGATTATTCTTCGGCGTCACTTCCGGCAATGTGGACGCCATGATTGCCAATTTCACTGCTTTCAAAATGCGGCGCCACGACGATCCTTACGTTCCCGGTGGCCTTGCCGGTCACAGGCCCAATCGCGCCGTGATTGTTTACTCCAATCTGATCAAGCAAGCTTATCGCGACGTGCCTATCGTTCTCGGCGGCATCGAGGCATCCATGCGGCGGATGTTGCATTACGATTTTTGGAGTGACAAATTGCGCCGTTCCATTTTGCTCGACAGCCGCGCTGATATTCTCGTCTATGGCATGGGCGAAAAACCAATTACCGAAATTGCGCTGCGGTTGGCTTTTGGCAAAAATTTGAACGGAGTTGCCGGTACGGTGATTGTTGATAAATCTCGACCGGCGAATTCCGTGGAACTGTCCCCCGAAGATGAGGCAAAACTCTCCAAAAAGAATTTTTTGCGCTATTATGGCGAATGGTTCAAAAATCGTTTCAAAATTCAGACACAACTTTCCGGCGGAAGATATTTGATTCACTATCCGCCGCCGGAGGTCAGCAGCGAAGAATTGGATGGCTACTACGAATTACCTTTTGTGCGTGAGCCGCACCCATCGTATCGGGAAAAAATTCCTGCCTTTGAAATGGTTCAAGAATCGATCACTTCGCATCGCGGCTGCGTGTCTGGCTGTACGTTTTGCGCGTTAACGCTGCATCAGGGAAAAGAGATCGTCAGCCGCAGCAAAGAGTCGATTTTTCGAGAAATTCGCACCATGAGGGAAAACAAAAATTTCAAAGGACACATCCGCGACATCGGGGGGCCGTCGGCGAATAATTATGCTTTCGACTGCCGCATAAATTGGAAGTGCGCCAAAAATAGCTGTATCGCCGACGGAAAAGTGTGCAAAAATTTGAAAGTGAATACTCATGTCTGGCTTGATTTACTGGATGCAGCGGCACAACAGTCGGGAGTGAAAAAAGTGACTGTAGGCTCTGGCATTCGCTACGATTTGTTCATGCATCATCCTGACGGAAAAAAATTGCTGAAACGGCTGATCAAAGCGCACATCAGCGGGCAGTTGAAAATTGCGCCAGAGCATAATCAGAGACATGTGCTGGCGGCGATGAATAAAGAACAGCTTTTTTCGCTGGAAGAATTTGTCGCGCTATTTACTGAAATAAACAAAGAACTGGACAAGTCGCAATATCTCATTCCGTATCTCATGTCCTGTCATCCGGGCGCGACGTTTGAAGATATGAAAAAAATGCGAGACGACATGCGTCGCATTTTTCATTTTATTCCGGATCAGGTGCAGGCATTCATTCCCTTGCCGATGACGATCTCGTCCGTTCAATTCTACACCGGCTATGACCCGCGCACCGGGAAAAAAGTTTTTGTGGAAAGAGATCTGAAGAAACGGCGCGAGCAGCACAAGATTTTTTTCTCCGGCAAAAAAACGAAGAAACCGAAGAAGCGTCAGCCAAAATAG
- a CDS encoding methylglyoxal synthase: MPTKNIALIAHDNMKKDLAEWVLFNLDTLKKHHLITTGTTGKFVEESVENRKGSDCEKILLNITRLKSGPLGGDQQMGALIADGKIDMMIFFWDPMEPHPHDVDVKALLRIATVYNIPLACNRSTADFMISSPLMNEDYKPVVKDFSSYVHRNL; the protein is encoded by the coding sequence ATGCCTACGAAAAACATCGCTTTAATTGCTCACGACAACATGAAAAAAGACCTGGCGGAATGGGTATTGTTCAATCTGGACACGCTGAAAAAACACCACTTGATCACTACCGGCACTACGGGAAAATTTGTGGAAGAGTCCGTGGAAAATCGCAAAGGCAGCGATTGCGAAAAAATCCTCCTCAATATCACGCGGCTCAAATCAGGCCCGCTGGGAGGAGACCAGCAAATGGGCGCTCTGATCGCTGACGGGAAAATTGATATGATGATTTTCTTCTGGGATCCGATGGAGCCGCATCCGCACGACGTGGATGTGAAGGCGCTGCTGCGCATCGCCACGGTTTACAATATTCCGCTTGCCTGCAATCGTTCGACTGCGGATTTTATGATTTCTTCGCCATTAATGAATGAGGATTACAAGCCGGTGGTGAAAGATTTCAGTAGCTACGTTCACAGAAATTTGTAG